In Haladaptatus cibarius D43, the sequence TCGACCGGTGCCCTTCGCGTTCGATGAGTTCGAGTCCAAAGCCCCGCATTACATCCCACCTGCCGTGAATCGGTAGCCAGCGTAGATGACGAACGTCACGGCGAGCAATCCGTACATCAGCGCGGTCTGGCTCATCCCGCCGAAGAGATTATCGAAGAATCCCGGTGGTTTGTCCTCGGCTTCGAGGTTGATGGTACGCTCGACGAGGTCAACCTCGATGCCGGGGTACGCCGGGTCACGGAGATTGATCGGGTCTGCTTCACCCTCCCGGTGGAGTGCAACCCATGCGCCAGTGTCGCCGTCGGCGACCATCGCTTTGCGCGGGAAGTAGTATGGCTGGCCGTCGACGGTCACTTTCGGTAGACCCGAGCCGTCCTGCTCTGGCTTCACCCACTGCGGACTCGTCAGCGTTGAGTCCAGTCGATACCACTTCACGTACCCCTTCTTAGCGAGCCGACTACCCCGCTGGAGGTGGCGAGCAACGCGCAGATAGTCCAGCGGCGACGTGGACACATCAGGCGGCGAGAAGTCGATAGGTTCGCCTTCCTCGAACTCTTCGGCGAGTTCGTCGAACTCTGCTTCGCGTTCTGCCCGATGCTCCTCGTAGTACCAGTACGCGACACCCGCGCCAGCGATGCCAACCACGCTGAGCAGGAGGGTGACGATGAGGGTGATCATTTAGTTCGCCCTCCCGCGACCGAGCAACGGACTTGTATCCGTGTCCGCGTCGTCCTGTATCTCGTTGCGGCGAACGCGACCGAAGTAGTTGTCCTGCAATCGCGCGCCCTTGCTCTTCGTCGTCTCGTGGTACGCCGCCGCCAGCGAGTTGAAAATCGGCTTGAACGGATCGAGACTCGTCTTCTCGTCGATTGCCGCCGCCTGCTCGACGCTCAACGAGTAGCGCGAGTCCGCAAGCGCGTTCCAAATCTCGTTCCCGCGTTCGAACAACGCCGTCGTGCGGCCATGCTCGTCGATGTCGTCGTCGTCGAGTGGCTTCCAGATCTGGGGCTCATCTTTCATTTCGTTGTAAAAACTGAACCCTTCGTCGGCGAGTTTGACCTTCGTTTCCTGTACTGCGCGCTTCCGGAGCGTCTCGCTAAACGCGATGTCAGTGACGAGGCCCTTGCGGACGCTCCGCATTTGCATCGCAATGTCCTCGTCGTCGTAGTAGCCGGTTCCGAGGTTGATTTGTTCGAGTAAATCGCTGTACTCCGAACTCCGAATGATGGAGAAGGCGACGTCGAGGTCGTCGCGCGGCTCGGTGTCGTTGCCACTTGCTTGGTGTGGTTGTGCTTCCATGTTAGAGATCCTCCGCGAGTGTTTGGCTCATGAGCACTGCCCCGAGGAGCATCACGAGGCCACCGAGGCCGAGGCTCCCGAGGACGCCGATGTTCAGTATCTGTGCGAGTGTTCTGGTCTGGTAGTCGTAGCTCACGGTGGCGTTGTCCCGAACCGCAGTGCCGTTGAACTCACTGTAGGAGTACGAACGAGTCTCTCCAGTCCGGATTTCGACGCCCGTCAGCGCGATGGCGCTTCCCGCGATGATGATGATGGCCGCGCCGATCATGGCGACGCCCTTGTAGCGCAGAAGCTGGCCGATAAGCCAGACTGCGAGGCCAAGAACGACCAGACCGGCCACGACGTTGAATAGCATTAATTGGTCACCTCAGGCTGTTCTGGGTACGATAAAAGAAGGTGAATCGTGTCGGTGGCGTCGGGTTCGAGGCTGGTCATCAGACCATCCCCTCCACAGCGGAGGCGATTCCGAAGAAGATCAGAACCCCCATCCCGACCGGGATGAAGCCAACCACGAGCGTTGTCAGGTCGTCGCTGGCTTGGTAGTCGTAGCTGACTTTCACGTCCTCGCCCTCGTCGAAGAGGGTGCTCGAACTGTTCAGGTCGAGTGTGCCCGACCCGTCGTCGAGCGTGTAGTCGGACGCAGACGCAACTTCGTAGCTTTCGGACGTGTCGTTGTAGCCGTAGACCGTCTCGCTCCCCGGGTCAATGTTGTAGCCCCGGAGGTCGATACTCTCGTCGAAACCGACCCCGTGAGAGTCGTTGAGCACTGCCTGCGACCCAGTGTTGTTCGTGACGGTCGAGTTGACCGGCGAAAGCATGATGAGTCCGACTGCTGCGAAAACTGATAGCGTGATTACGACTTTCGCAGTTCCCGATGCCATGTATTAAATATGGACATTAGGTTCGTGCCATAATCGGGCCGACAGTTGCGACGAAGATCAGGACACCGAGCATCACCGGAATGAAACCGATGATTGTCGCGGTGAGACCAGTCATATTCGAGCTTTCGATTACGTCGTTCGTAATCGGAATCGCCACTCCGACACCGACGATGACAGCGACTGCAATACCGATGATCAGCGACACGAGGTTTCCTCGTGCCTGTGCGCGGTTGTCATCGCGCATTCGCGTGAGCAATGTTTCGATAAATCCGCTGGGTAGTTTGTCCATGTAGTGTTCACCTCCTGATTACCAACCCGTTAAAGGGGGATATGAATAAGAATTGTCGGAGTTATTGAGGTGTTTAATGAATTATCTAAGTATCCAGCACAGTAGTTATGTGGATAGAATACCTGTAATGATATATGTCAAGTAGTACGGTCAATGAGAAAATTATGACACATCGTCAACAGAATACCCCCGAAGGCGAACCACTCCTCAAACTGAACCGCAACCTCACCGTCACAGGTGGCGGGAGTGTGAACGTCAACGTCGCTACGGAAGCCTGTGACATTATCGGCTTTCCCCGCGCCGAGAACGCCACCGGAACAGAGGTTTCCATTGAAATCTACCGCGACAGATACGTCGTGCGACCCAAGGACGAATGAGCACGAACACCCCAGAAGAGGCCTCAACCCAGCGTTGGGAAGGGTATTCCGATTACCAGTCTGTCAGCAACCGAGTCGCGGCCGCGATCGACGACGCCATCGATGCGTTCGCGTACATTCAGTCGCTCCATCTCGAAAATGAGCGCATCCGCCAGCGCGAAGCCGCGCAAGCCCGAAGCCGAATCCTCGGAGTTACCATCAAGCTCCTCCCAGAGCTCGAAGCGAACGCTGGCCATTCCGACACAGAAGACGATGACGACGTCTACCGCGACATCCTCCAGCGGTGGACGAAATCCTACGACGGCGGAGACGGGTTTCTCGACCGCTTCCAAACTATCCAACTCCAAAAGGAGTGTCCCGACTGGCTTCACCAGCTCGTCAAAGACATCCGGAAAGCGGGCTGGGAAATTGGCTACCTGCAAGCAGGCCGCACCGTCACCGAATCGACTCTTGAACCGAACGAAGAACAAGCACGCTCGATGTTCGAGGAGTAACAGCATAGATGGAACGCTACAAGCGATTTCTGGAGAAATTACACGAGCACGTCCAACGCGATTGGGACCGTCTCATGCCTGTCATCGGCGAAGAAGGGGCCGGGAAAAGCACGCTTATCCTTCAGTCAATCTGGCTCTACGAACAGATTCGTGGCAACGACCCGACCCCGGAGAGCGTCCTCGATTACATCGTCTTCGATGACCGCGACGCGTTTAAACAGAAGTTGCTAACGGCAGACGCTGGCGACCCGATCGGTGTGATGGATGCCGCCCATATCCTGTACAACAAGGACGTGATGATGCCCGACCAGAAGGATGTCGAAAAGAGTCTTCTCGACATTCGAACTGAAAACTACGTTATCTTCCTCGGGTATCAGGACTGGGGCGACATTCCCGACCAACTGCGAAAACGACGCGCGAAGAACGTGATTCAGGTGCCAAGTCGGGGAACGATCAAGGGGTACAACCGCCGCCAACTCGACGAGAAGTACCACAAACTCGACGACATGCAGTGGCCCGACCACGCGCTCACCGACACGTTTCCGTCGCTCGAAGGTACGCGGCTCTGGAAGCGCTTCGACGAAGTTGACAAAGAGCGCAAACGCAGGCGTCTCCAGCAAGATGACGACAGCGACGCCGAACTGACACCGCAGGACGTCGTCGGTAAAATCGTCGTCGAGGACGCACTCGAAGAGTACGTCGAAGTGAATGAGTTTCAGAAGCGAGCGTACTACTCGAAGTCGTTGCTCCGTTACGATTACCCAGACCTGAGCGATCAGCAGGCAGACCAAGTCCGGTCGGCATTGACTCGTGAGGCAGACCCTGAAACACTCGCTGACCTCGATGGGACAGACACCCCACCCCCCACGGGTGAGGGAAAATCATGATATACGCGCGCTCGCGCTTTGCACGCGGGCGGGTGCGCGCGACGCTCGTTCTGGTCTGAAACCGATTTTCCCCCTTTAGAGGTGATTTTAGTCGATTTCTTCGGCGGTTAATGGCGACTCGTCAACGTCGAGCTCCTCGGCCAACCCGACGATGATGCCTTCGGGGCCGCGCACATAGCAGAGGCGGTACTCGTCTTCGTACTGGGCGACTTCGTCCACGAGTTCGGCACCGTGGGAGCGGAGGCGGTCGAGAACTTCGTCGATGTCGTCAACGGCGAACATGATACGGCGGATCCCCAGGGTGTTCACCGCGGGTTCCTCGGATCCATTGCGGGTGGCTTCGGGCGTGATGAATTTCGCGAGCTCGATGCGGCCGTGGCCGTCAGGAGTTTGCATCATGGCGATATCGTTCTGGACGTTCTCGAGCCCCACAACGCGGTCAACCCACGCTCCCTCGACGCGCATCTCGCCCTCCAACTGCATGCCGAGCTCCGTGAAAAACGCCTTCGCAGCTTCGAGATCCTCGACCACGATGAGGACGTTGTCCATTCGCTTGATCGCCATAGTCTGAGAAAATTAAGCGAGGAGTGCGCAAATAGACTTCGCTGGCGAGGAAAGCATGGCGTGGAGTTTCGTCGCGAGCGATAAGCGATTGTATCTACCAATTAGAGGGATCGGTCGAGGTTTATGAGCAAGACAGGTGATAGCGAGTTCTTGAAACTGTGTCCACCAGTGCCGTGAGCAGACGAATGCGCTGTACTTACGTTTGAGACGTTAACTCCCTTTGCGGTCATATTCCTAGAAATTTGGGGTGAATGCGGCCGCTCAGAATGATGTCGAGGCTGAATTCTGTCTGGGTCTAACCAAGAACTGGACACCAATCGACCAGACCCTTCCGCTTCCTTTGAATTCGCGGGATAGGAGTTCTGAAACCGTTTTCGGCACGCTAACTGTAGAGTTCAGTCGATAAAATATGGTCTCGTGTACCCCTACTCGAGACAATTAAAATAAGAGAACCAACTCATTGAGTAGCGATTGTCTATCGAACGTGGGTCACGCTACCAGCCGAACGTGGATGTCGAACTCATCATAGGTGACGACAGGGCGCTTTGACCGACCTTCCTGAACGAATTCAACGACATTCAGTTCCGCCAGCTCGTTCAAATTGCGACTGACCTCCTTAATGTCGCGCTCGACCAACCGCGCGGCTTCTCGCATACTCGCCGGGTTATGCTGGCGAATCGTCCGCAACAGTTCGAGGTTCTTCTCACTGAATAATCGCTGGAGGTCTGCCTCGTCCTGAAGACTGAGGACATTACGCTCCTCCGGTTCTTCGCCCTGTTCCATTGCTTCGATTGCGTTCAGGGTGTCCTCGTGGAAGTCGTCAGTCGATTCAACCCGAATGTGGAGTGTTGTGCTCATTGCCTTGCCTTTGCCGCGTTTCTTAGCGATACTCGTTGACTTCCCGGACGAACCGACGATACAAGTCGGCCATTCCGGGGAACTCGATGATTGTAACTTCGTTTCCTGTATGCCGTTCGTGGCCTTTCGTCGTTTCGTGTGCGTTGTCGTATCGAACGACGGTCTCGCCGCCGAGAACCCCGAAGTGGAGTCGGTACTTCCACCCGCATGGATAGCGCGGGTGATTCGGGGCTTTTCGAATGAGGATGGATTCAACGTAGCCGTCGAATTTCCGTGTCCGACTCACTTCGAGGTCATCGTCTGCCATCTTCAACTGTTGGTACTATCCCCATCATCATAGCTGTTGGGCTTTGACCCATCATATGTGGCCAACCAGATGTCCATACCAAGCAAAACACGCCAGAAGCGCCGAATTCGGGTGCTGAACTCCCTTGAGGTTAGTTCGCTATGTGTTCTCATAGGTGTGAAGCGACTCGCCGAGGTCAAGCTTTGCGACTGGAATGGTGAGTAGAAACGCGATGCTCTCTTCGAATAACTCTCGTCGAGGAATTCATCCCTAAAGCTATGGTCGGTTTCAGCCAACGAGCTAAGGGTACCTGCTAATAATGACCATTTACTGAACCACAACTTCAGCACACCCGTACATTGAATACGTCAGCACACCAAGTACAGCGTATGCCTGTACGCATCGAGGAGTTCGAAGCCGGGGATCTCCCAAGTGGCCCAAGCGTGCCCCAACAGGTACTTGGCTATCTCTATACAAACCGGGACAAAGCATTCACCCGGTCGGAAATCGCTACCAGTATTGACGAGGATCCGAACACAGTTGGGACAGCCCTCTCACGGTTGAAACAGCGCGAACTCGTGCGACACAGAGGAGAGTACTGGGCGATAACGAACGATCTCGATCGGGTTGCAGACGCGTACGCTCTTCACACGATCACGGAACGGCTCAATCAAGACGAAGGAGCGATCGAGCCTGACGAGTGGGACGCAGTCGCTCCGGACGAACCACATCCAAGCGAGAGAGACGGATAAATGCAACCGGAACGTGGCGATGTGGTTCGAAGTTCGAACCCGTTCAAACTGGGCGAAGATAGCCAACGACCGTGGCTCATCGTCAACAACGAATCGCATCCGTTCGGCGACGAGCAGTACGTGGCTGTTGCTATCTCGACGAAAGAGTACGGTGATTCGATTCCTCTGGAGTCAACTGTCTGGAAAACAGGTGGTGTACCATACGAATCGTTCATTTCTCCATGGGCAGTCCACTCCCCTCGTATCGAAGATCTGGTGGTGTGGCAGGGCCGAGTTACGGAGGAATTCGTCGGTCGCATCGTTGATTCACTTGAGACGTATCTTCGATGACGATACAGTGTGCGCTCAGAACACTACCGGGCGAGAATCTACTAGTAAACTCATCTACACTCAAGTTGTGGCGCTCTTGAGATTCGATTGTCCCAAAAGACGTGCTGATAATAGAAATATAAATAGAGACAAAATTCGTCATCCGAATCTCCCAGGCCATCAAACTCAAAGGTCTCTTGGTATTCACCAACCGTTCCATGGAATGCGACAGGATAGGCACCTTCTGGTGGGTCGACAAACACAACCTCCTCGCTGTCAGCCGCAACTGTCTGTGATTGCCAATCTAACATCCCCTCTTCGATTTCGAGAGCGACGTTGAATGTCCGGGATTGATTATCTCCATTGTAGACTATTACCCCAACTTCTTGAAGGGAAGCCTTTGTTCCGAGAATATCTGCACATCCAGAAAGTATAGACAAAGGAACACATCCACTGGAGAGCAAAACATCTCGACGGGAGGGCATCATTGTTTATTTGATTGACGTATACTCAACTGTTACGATTTATATGCCATCTGTCTTGTACAATCACCATTCTGTATTGAGTGACCGACTCATACTATATTCACGCGGTGCATTCAGCACGGCTGCCGAAACCTATCACGTGCGGCAGGTTTCAACAAAGCCATCGTCGAAGATGCTTCAGCTACTCAGTGCTCATAGCCACGACACCTTCTCACGTTCACGTCGCTGTGCTTCCGGGCTGTGCGTCCCTCGGTAGTGATCGAGGAACGTGTCGAGGTCGTCCCAGCCGCCCCAGTCGCAGACCACCATCGCGTCCACGTCCGCCGAGCGTAACGACGTGGCCCACGTTCGGCGCAAGTCGTGGAAGCCGACGAACTCCCAGCCCGGCTCGTCGGTCGCGTCGAGGAGGTCTTCGGTTGCCCGCTCCATCCAGCGCCGGAGCGTTCGCGTCGAAACGCCGACGACCGGGTCGTCAGCTGGGGCGTCGCGGACGTCGCCGACGGTTCGAATCGTCGTGGCGAGCGTCGGCGGAATCGGCGTCTCGCGGTAGTGGTTCGTCTTCGCCGATTTCCAGACGCGAAGCATCTGTCCTGCGTCGGTGTCGGCGACGCGATCCGGCGCGACCCGGACGACCTCGTCCGACCGGAGGCCGCACCGTACCGCCAGCCCGACCGCGATGCGCTTCTCGGTGTCTTCGAACTCGTCGAGGAGCTGGCCGACTTCGGATTCGGACAGCCACACTTTCATCCCGTCGTCGTTCTCGTAGTCTACTAAGTTCATGTCCGGTAAACTCCCTTCACGGTCATATTTCTAGAATTTTGGGGTGAATACGTACTCTCAGGTGGGAGTCGTGGCCGGATTATGTCCGCGTTTGAGTGGAGAACCGGACATCAACAAGTCAGAAAAGTTGCGATATATCCCCAAACGTGGGGAGGAAACAGATGATAACCAATTTGGTATTAGTGATTGAAATTGGCGGCTACCGGCACCGACTCTCGTTCTTTCCTCATTTCATCACATCTGTCCACAAACTCTTTCAGGGTCCCGTATATGCTGTCATCCTGCAAAATCTGTCGTCGTTCATTAATATAATCTTCCGCAACTTCGTACGTCCTGATTACTGAGGTACCACGTGCCTCGTAAAGTACAGCTTCGTCTGTATCTCCTTTTTTCCAAGATACAGCAAGAAATTGGTAATAATTCAGAACACGCATTAGGTGCTCATCTGTCTGATTATTTATCCTAACTCCCCTTTTATCCGAATTCTTTTCTGGTAGGTATCCTCTATTGACCATCTTTGCTACTTCAAAAAGCGATTCCGTTAGCACAGGATTAGATACTGTTTCCGAGATCAGTTCGGAAGTACGAGCGCGCTTTTCAGTATCTCTTGCTCGTTTAAATCCAATTGCACCGAGGAGTGTCGCTGTGAAAATTGAGATAGCTGCAAAAAAGTCTCCAACCCTTACTTGATTATTCACCTGAAAATCAAGACCTAAAATTCCAATCAATATTAATCCAACTGCTAATGTTGAACCTAATACGACGATTATCACTACTGCTGCAACCAGAATATCTGACAGGAACTGGTTATCAAGAACTCGGTTCATAAATATAGGACTACTAACTAATCCTTAGTAATTTACCTGTTGAACGATCATTGGTGAGTCTCATTTTGGTATGGATTTAATAAATCCTATATCAATTCTCCTGAGAAATCGAATCGCTGACCTTGAAGTCGCTGCAATCTCTAGTAATGCCCGTTTCTATTAGAAGCTCAACTACTCAGTTTCACTTTCAGTGTGCTATCGGGAATGCTTCAATACTACCTTTGTGGTATGAACGGCTGTATGGCAGTTGTCAAAGTGAAGATTGCGAAGCAGTCCCAGAAGTGGCGCTATCGCTGTCCGAATGGCCACACGACCTGGGAGCCGACGAATAACCATCTGTGGTGTCGTTCCTGCGCACGACAGCTCGACGTCGATCCGGAGTTCTGGGCAGTGTACGACGCGAAGACTCAAGAGAAAATTCCTCGGGAACGGCTCGTTCTCGACGTATAATATATTGAAGATACACGGACTACTTTCACTTTCAGTACGGTGTCGAAAACCATTGAAGTAGGTCATGGCTCTCTCGAGGAGTGGGATGAAACGACACTACCCGAATGGCCGGTGTACCGAAATTCGAACGCTTTGCGGTTCGAGGGTGATTCTCCGTGGTTGACGCGGTGTTCCCGTACCCTGGTGGGAAGTCGCGTCTTTCCTCGTGGATCCTTGAGCACGCCTCCGAACACACGTGTTTCGTCGAAGTCTTCGGCGGTGCAGCTGGTGTGCTGGTGAACAAGGATCCAGACATCAGCAAGGTAGAGGTGTACAACGACCGCGACGGCGATCTCGTGCATTTCTTTGAAGTGCTGCGCGACCGCCCGGACGAGCTGGTCGAATGGCTGGAGACGGTTCCATACTCGCGAGTGATTCACTCGAAGTGGGCCGACGCCTTTTATGGCGGGTATCGTCCCGGCGACGAAATCGTCCGCGCTGGGCAGTTCTTCTATCTGCGATACTCGCAATGGGGTGGTGCATACGACAGTCCGAGCGGTTTCGGGACGAGCAAGGTATCGAGTCGAGCGCTTAGCTACGCGAACAAGATCGAGCGGTTGGAAGAGTTCGGAGCGCGGTTCGACGATGTCGTCCTGGAGAACCTCGATTGGCAGGAGGTGTTCGAGAAGTACGACGGCGAGGAGACGGTGTTCTACTGCGACCCGCCCTACGTCGGGAAAGAGTCGTACTATCCAGTGAGCGATATCGACCATTCCGAGTTCGTCGAAGCGTTGCGAGAGTTGGATGCGAAGTGGATCGTGTCGTACTCGGAGCTACCAGAAGGGTTAGAAGAGTTTCGAGTCGTTGGGCGAGGCGATTCGAATTATATGGGGAACGGGAAATCAGGGAGTGCGAAGAAAACACGGGAGCATTTGGTGATGAATTTCGATCCCTGATTACAATTTATAAACGGGTTTTAGAACATCTCTATTCACTACCTGCGTGTTGGTTAATCGTCAGCTCCACCAGTCGTCTCGACTATGCACAGCCTCAAAAAAAAGATGTCTTGTCCTCCAGCACACTCTAATGTCGGATTGTCACAAAACCGAATGGGGAGACGTTCCTTACTGGTACTGTTCACACACACGCGAGAGACCGTTCTCTAAGCTCAGCTGTGGTTCCCAGCCCGTTGCTTCGTACATCTTCGACGAATCCGCCATCGTATCATGGACATACACCTCGTCCGGAATCGGGTTTTCGATGTAGTCCGGTTCGATGTCGGTACCGAGTTCTGCATTGAGCATCTCGACTAGTTCGTTGAATGAGACAGCAGTACCCGTTCCGAGATTGTAGACGCCGGTCAACTCGTTTTCAGCCGCAAGCACTAATCCCCGGACGATGTCGTCCACGTGCGTGAAGTCACGAGTTTGCGACCCATCGCCAAACAGTACCGGACGCTCGCCTTTTGCGAGATCATCCGCGAACTGAGCGATCACGTTTGCGAACTCACCTTTGTGTGCCTCAGAACCACCGTAGCCTTGGTACACCGAGAAGAACCGCATTCCGGCCATATTCATGTCGTAGTGGTTAGCGAAGTATTCTGCGTAGCGCTCGCGTGCGAGTTTCGGTGCCTCGTAGCCCGTGTTCACAGCAACATCCATTTCGACTGGGGAGGGTTCCGTTCGACTCCCGTAGATGGACGAAGTCGAGGCATAGACGACTGTCTCGCAGCCGTCGTCGCGTGCTTGTTCGACGGTGTTGACAAACCCTTCGACGTTGA encodes:
- a CDS encoding VOC family protein; this encodes MDNVLIVVEDLEAAKAFFTELGMQLEGEMRVEGAWVDRVVGLENVQNDIAMMQTPDGHGRIELAKFITPEATRNGSEEPAVNTLGIRRIMFAVDDIDEVLDRLRSHGAELVDEVAQYEDEYRLCYVRGPEGIIVGLAEELDVDESPLTAEEID
- a CDS encoding HVO_A0114 family putative DNA-binding protein — encoded protein: MSTTLHIRVESTDDFHEDTLNAIEAMEQGEEPEERNVLSLQDEADLQRLFSEKNLELLRTIRQHNPASMREAARLVERDIKEVSRNLNELAELNVVEFVQEGRSKRPVVTYDEFDIHVRLVA
- a CDS encoding toxin-antitoxin system TumE family protein; translation: MADDDLEVSRTRKFDGYVESILIRKAPNHPRYPCGWKYRLHFGVLGGETVVRYDNAHETTKGHERHTGNEVTIIEFPGMADLYRRFVREVNEYR
- a CDS encoding tyrosine-type recombinase/integrase — its product is MNLVDYENDDGMKVWLSESEVGQLLDEFEDTEKRIAVGLAVRCGLRSDEVVRVAPDRVADTDAGQMLRVWKSAKTNHYRETPIPPTLATTIRTVGDVRDAPADDPVVGVSTRTLRRWMERATEDLLDATDEPGWEFVGFHDLRRTWATSLRSADVDAMVVCDWGGWDDLDTFLDHYRGTHSPEAQRREREKVSWL
- a CDS encoding DUF4760 domain-containing protein — encoded protein: MNRVLDNQFLSDILVAAVVIIVVLGSTLAVGLILIGILGLDFQVNNQVRVGDFFAAISIFTATLLGAIGFKRARDTEKRARTSELISETVSNPVLTESLFEVAKMVNRGYLPEKNSDKRGVRINNQTDEHLMRVLNYYQFLAVSWKKGDTDEAVLYEARGTSVIRTYEVAEDYINERRQILQDDSIYGTLKEFVDRCDEMRKERESVPVAANFNH
- a CDS encoding DNA adenine methylase, which produces MFPYPGGKSRLSSWILEHASEHTCFVEVFGGAAGVLVNKDPDISKVEVYNDRDGDLVHFFEVLRDRPDELVEWLETVPYSRVIHSKWADAFYGGYRPGDEIVRAGQFFYLRYSQWGGAYDSPSGFGTSKVSSRALSYANKIERLEEFGARFDDVVLENLDWQEVFEKYDGEETVFYCDPPYVGKESYYPVSDIDHSEFVEALRELDAKWIVSYSELPEGLEEFRVVGRGDSNYMGNGKSGSAKKTREHLVMNFDP
- a CDS encoding NAD-dependent epimerase/dehydratase family protein gives rise to the protein MQLNNKRILVTGGAGFIGSNLANNLATENDVVVVDDGYLGTPENLDDTVEFHETSVLDDDLPTDVDVVFHLAALSSYAMHEENPTKGARVNVEGFVNTVEQARDDGCETVVYASTSSIYGSRTEPSPVEMDVAVNTGYEAPKLARERYAEYFANHYDMNMAGMRFFSVYQGYGGSEAHKGEFANVIAQFADDLAKGERPVLFGDGSQTRDFTHVDDIVRGLVLAAENELTGVYNLGTGTAVSFNELVEMLNAELGTDIEPDYIENPIPDEVYVHDTMADSSKMYEATGWEPQLSLENGLSRVCEQYQ